The stretch of DNA tttaaaattttgatataatatgatttctaaaattaaaagataaatagttTATAATACATTTAACTATGTttcagaaaaattaaaaaattaaacattcatttcaaaaaataaaaatatatttcaaaatgagtattttagaaagtattttcagatttgaaaataccttatttgaaaaaaaaaatattctagaACAAGTAtctaatacaaaatatataaaaaatagattatttattatgtattttaaaatatattttcgaaTTTGAAAATATTCTCCGAAAGATCCGGTCGGAGTcggaaatatgttaaaaaaaagttacatgAAATGTATGTATAATCTTATTATCCTCTccacttcttttttttttttctttttgttcaatatCCTCTTTACTAGCCATTTTATTCCCCAATGGCCTTTGTGTAAGAAGAATGGAGGATAAGAAAATGATGGTGTTTGTGTGGGTGGTAATGGAGGTGATAAGAACGGTGGTGATGGAGAagtaaaagaaagaagaagatgaagatttTGTATGGTGGAGATGGAAGGCTCGTATGTGAAAATGAAGGTGGAGGATGATGGAAGGGGATCCAACAAACTGTGGCTTCTCCATTTTTATTAATGGACATTATCAATACGTGGGACtttcaataattttacatttttgttaATTGACATTATTAATAGGACACtagtattttaaaatcattctttttttttactaccATTTGATATTACCTTTCATGACTATTTACTTACTCTTTcttctaaaaatcataaaagttaatttttgttaacactattttatctttatataagttGTCAAATGATGATGTCAAACAACCTTTTTCCttaggtttaaatatgtttttggtttcttaactttcagtgaattttggaattagttcattttgaaactttggaccaatttagtttttcatcttttgaaatacgtggatttaatcattttaatcaaattttgttaagtttatttgacatttaaaactcatttcataatagtatttaacctaacattaaagcaaaaaatgtgtcaaatagtataaacaacttacATATAATCTTGAtacgcgtttgaaatgtcaaataaacttaacaaaatttgattaaaagaactaaattaacgtatttcgaaagatgaaagactaaattagtacaaaatttcgaaataaattaattttaaaattaactgaaaattaaggaactaaaaacatatttaacccttattaaTACTAACGTGGTAcagtaacaaaagaaaagtgCAGGAAGAAGCAGCCTAGGTTGAAAGTTAAGGCCCAATAAACTACTATAGAACTTTCGTGGCCCATGTTATTTGGatgttgttttatttcttatatatttttatgaaaaaaaaagcatgTTATTAGTTACATGAGTTAATCCAAAACTAATatgattttatgaaaattatgaccagttataattataattttttatttttcatcacataaaaaagtatgttttttgtttttgttttatataattttttttaattttactgtagacgtttattataaatataacttCTATTTTTCTCTGACTAAATCATGTTTTATAAACACGACTTTCTtgattttatattgaatttatacTTAACAAGTACATTCTCAAtgcattaaaacaaaaataatttttataatacataatttcagtaaaataagaataaacGAGACTATGCAAGCCAACATCACTTAtatatgagataaaaaaaaaaggttggaATCATGTTTGTGGAGTAGGACTTTTTTATTCTTAGACACACTTATCAAATGGTCATTAATCACAaattttctaattctaatattttgtaCAAATTCCACTGTAATTGTAATTTtcagtgtttttatctttaataacaACAGCAATAAGAATAAACATATGAATTTAATTGAATGAGAGTTGCtaaccatttatatatataaagataaaccttaattttgaatgagaaCTGCATATAAAAGCAAATTCCAAGTATCAGGAACACCAGGGAGACACCAGTGACTGCAATCCATGCTCCTTCTTCCACCAAATCCATAAACAGATGGGTGACCATCTTTTCTCATCTGTGACAATGCAGTTATATTCAGCAAATTCACATGCTTTGACATCTTTCCCAACACCTTCTGTAACACTGTCTCAGCTGGGTGTGAATACTTTGTTCCAGACATTGGCACCATTTGCCCCTCACAGAATCTTGCCTTTGCCTCACCCCATTTTTCTCCACTGCATTAATTCACACTATAATATACGGATAGATACGTATaccaaatataaattattctcaTGGAAGTACTATCGctaaaattactttataaattagatacttcgtTGATAAGTATCGATAAAGTATTCTATATTATCGAATACTAATATACGTCGGACACGGAAACATTATCAAGTTGAAATTGGAATGAGAAATTTGTTGGATTTTAAGAAACTAGCTGTTGTGAGTAATTAATGCACTAGCCGTTGAAGTGtaaataattaatgagttaCCCGTTTATAGCGGTTGAGAGTACAAAAAAtatgggtctataaatataGTATGTATTGTATGAATAAACAACAGCAAAAGGTGAATAAAATTTTTTCACAAGATTATAGAGTTGTTGTCTAACAAAGTGCTAACAAAATTTAGTGAGAATCATAAATTGTTAAAGTTTACGCACCTGAGATGATCTGGAGACACTCCTTGAAAGAAGACCCTTGTTTTGTTAGGGTTAACGTTGTCCTCAACCCATCTGGCCCATGTTTTCAAGCCTTTCTCGTATGCGACCAAGCGATCCATGTCCTTGTACGTGTGGTTTCCTTCTCGAATGAAATCCCATCTGCAGAAAGAGAAGAGTGAAGTACCAAACCAAACTGCATGTGTGATTATTTTaggattaataataataataatgtctGTATTCTGCGTACGGTTGTTTTCTTCCGATGTGAAGCCACCAATGCCAAGAGTCGAATATGAGTATATCATTTCCTTTCCAGTTTTTTCCATCTTCAATCGAATCCAATTTCAGGACTCTACCAATGCTTTCACTTGCAATATCCACCAAAAACGCGTTACGTGAAAGCTTCACCTTCACATCATACATCTACATATTTGACAGAGAAAAACTTAAttggtttatttaaatgatgaaaAGGATTAtgaatatagagaagaaaaagttAATCAACGACAGAGTGGTTTGTAACCGGAAAAGTGAAGGTGGATAAAGATCCAGTTCTGAGTGAGGTGTAGTTGGCACGTGGCACAGCCGTGTGAAGCATGCAAGTGAGTGATTGCCATTGATTCAAACTCAAGGAGTCCCCCACAAACAAAATACTCTTCCCTCTCACTCTTCTCAACAGATCTTCGCCATTGAATCTGTACACACCATTCAACTCTAAGGTGGGTCCATCAccataatcataaattcaaatactattttCTCAGAACCAATCTTGCATCTCTGCATTCCATTATAATAAAACAGGTGAAAGCAACATCACAACCACATGCTCTTAATTTCacacttttttctttaaattgtaCAGATTGAACacatattaaaatgtttataacAACTCACTTGTTCTATCTTCTGGTGGTTAGCCCTTTTTTAAGTGGCTTAGAAAGCAAGTAACAAGTGGACCCCAAGGAAATTGTGAAATCTACATCGGATGTCATATTCAAGTTCAATAAATATAGAAGAAATCCATAAATCCAGAACTGCCATTAATCTTTTGAATCATCTCAGTGTTCTTTATTTATTGACATCGCAGAAAATATCTAGACAAGATCACTCttaattcaaaaactttaacatTCTGATATCACTGATGGATATTTCGAGAGAAGATTAACTGACGAGATACAATACGAACGAGACATAAGTCTAACATTGAACTCACTCTTAGCCTAAAAccttaagataataaatttaagagtcttcatccttatatgtCGTTTAAATTCTGCATTTTTACTTAATAGAAGATTTAGATTCATACTTAAATTTACTACCGTAAGGAGAAAATGTCAGTAATAATGATACCATGATGTGAAAACTGAgagaataagagaaaataaaggaTGTGTGTACCTTGGTAAGTTGCAGTTTTTGGGCTGCCATCTGTACTTGACATAGTTTTTATCAGGACGACCATTTCTTATGCAATCAAACTGTTTGAGAATAAAGGGACATTGTGAGGTATTATAAAGAGGGTATGATTCATCAGCAACCCAATTTCCCTGAGAAAAATCACAACGACTCGTTGCAGTGATTCCTCTTCCCTCTTTGTGATGACCACCCCCGTGTATATGAATGAAGAGTAAAATAAGCAGCACAATTAATATCGCCATCGCAGTGTGGAAACTGAAAACATAGGTGTCAGAAGTTGTTGCTGGAGCTTAACTCAGTGTGAATGACACTGAAAAAAGATTCTGCATATGTACTTCACTTTGGAATTACTTTGAAAAAAGATTATGCAAAGATGATGAAATGATTGAGTGCATAAATTGATGTATTGAGAGGGATacaagtgagacaaaagagaaACAGAAGgatgaaagagagagagagagagaaagaaacatGAAATGGATAGAAACCAGAGAGAGTGTTGTGGTGTATATATGGAGGTTACATAAtgaaatttgtaattgaaaTGGCTTAGTGGGCCTCATCAACCAAGTGTGCTCTATCCAATATTATCAGTGGTTAGAAAATGAGAACAAGGAGGAAAAAGTGTTgcttttattcttatatttttaaatgatattaattttttacacatgtaGTGATGAGGTGACAAGTATAAGGTTGGATTCTTTACTGGTTTTTATACGTTATTTTTTTGCtgtgtttttataatatatctatagtcactaattttaaaatattaaaacaaatgttTTAATGTTTAGTAGAAGATAACACAAAAAGTTCGGTAAAGAAATCGGACTCAACAAATTTCTATTAAAGAATAAGTATATGATTCttcaataatattaagaatttaaataaatgtcgtttaatttattgacaaaattagagaaaacaaactgtacaaattaaaaacataaaacaatttttttgtagACATATAGGAAACATATTTGGTAAAAGGTAGGGTAAATGAATTTTCACATGCTCAATCCAGGGATGCATTTTCTATGGCtagaattatttataattacataatttatgaCATTATAGTCATTAGATGAATGATGGTTAAATGAATAGGGAGGATTTGATATGACTTGATAAATTTTGTCTTTCACAAGTTAAAGACTCATAATAagttttcaaaacaattttatttgctcccactatttttctaatatctttgtttttttccattttttttttcagttgatTTCCTTATGCCAAAACTGAATATTGATCGATAGGACATTACTCCAAAAACTAACTGTAAAAGGATTTGAAAAAATTGCGTCAGATCATAAGTTGTGTTGAGGAAAAATACAATCTAAGTTGaacttttcataaaatataaagaaagaatttaGATGAATAGAAAGTATTGTGGTAATTTGTTAATTACACAAAAAGCATTATGTTTTTTTCCAAATattgttgaaaattttgtatagATCAAAGATAAGGaaatcctaaaccctaaactttACAGAATAATAGTTAagtttaaaatctattttttaaaatgatatcagTACCATTTGAATCATATTctaaccaaatttattattttgttgaatttatcaTATCACCATTATTAAATTACACCGctaatatctaattttatactccaaatatatatgttttggtGTGAAAATTTATGTTGTAAATtgcatataaattaaaaataatacaaatttagagTATATAAATAACGATAAATCCTAgcttataaactaattttgtaCAATtgtattaaacttaaaatttatttcataataaacttCTCAATAAATTAGGGAAGAagataatatcatattaaactATCTTACATGTCGGACACCAACAT from Vigna unguiculata cultivar IT97K-499-35 chromosome 8, ASM411807v1, whole genome shotgun sequence encodes:
- the LOC114193678 gene encoding protein trichome birefringence-like 43, whose protein sequence is MAILIVLLILLFIHIHGGGHHKEGRGITATSRCDFSQGNWVADESYPLYNTSQCPFILKQFDCIRNGRPDKNYVKYRWQPKNCNLPRFNGEDLLRRVRGKSILFVGDSLSLNQWQSLTCMLHTAVPRANYTSLRTGSLSTFTFPMYDVKVKLSRNAFLVDIASESIGRVLKLDSIEDGKNWKGNDILIFDSWHWWLHIGRKQPWDFIREGNHTYKDMDRLVAYEKGLKTWARWVEDNVNPNKTRVFFQGVSPDHLSGEKWGEAKARFCEGQMVPMSGTKYSHPAETVLQKVLGKMSKHVNLLNITALSQMRKDGHPSVYGFGGRRSMDCSHWCLPGVPDTWNLLLYAVLIQN